One genomic segment of Theobroma cacao cultivar B97-61/B2 chromosome 6, Criollo_cocoa_genome_V2, whole genome shotgun sequence includes these proteins:
- the LOC18595501 gene encoding serine/threonine-protein kinase TOR produces MGHAVESHVRCLLDVMFSAGLSPTLIEALEQITVSIPSLLPTIQDRLLDSISLVLLKSPYFQARSAAALVRGTAANIPQPMSELSGSALVQLALQTLARFNFRGHELLEFARESVVVYLDDEDGATRKDAALCCCKFFFRSCVYAIWFQLVKLS; encoded by the exons ATGGGACATGCAGTGGAGTCCCATGTCCGTTGTCTCCTTGATGTTATGTTTTCTGCTGGTCTTTCTCCCACTCTTATTGAAGCACTTGAGCAAATAACTGTGAG CATTCCATCTTTGCTACCCACTATTCAAGATCGGCTTCTTGATTCCATATCCTTGGTTCTTTTAAAGTCCCCATATTTTCAGGCAAGGTCAGCTGCCGCCTTGGTTCGAGGCACTGCTGCAAATATTCCTCAGCCAATGTCTGAGCTTAGTGGTTCAGCCCTGGTTCAACTTGCTTTGCAGACTCTTGCTCGTTTTAATTTCAGG GGACATGAACTTCTTGAGTTTGCAAGAGAATCAGTTGTTGTGTATCTTGATGATGAGGATGGAGCCACACGAAAAGATGCCGCCTTATGCTGTTGCAAATTCTTTTTCCGGAGTTGTGTGTATGCAATTTGGTTTCAGTTGGTCAAACTGAGCTAG